A single region of the Desulfomonile tiedjei genome encodes:
- a CDS encoding MoxR family ATPase, whose amino-acid sequence MKRVQQAMARVIMGQGQVAEQTLTCFLAGGHVLLEGVPGLGKTLLAKTLARLIDAQFRRIQFTPDLLPSDIVGTHIFNAKTGQFALHKGPIFTEILLADEINRTPPKSQAALLEAMEERQVTINGVRNPLPDVFFVMATQNPIEYEGTYPLPETQLDRFMMKVIVDYPPPEAELAVVRKYSEGVDLHDVDALIPKPLTAKKDVLDLRRDLPKIVIKDDVLGYIQRITAETRDPTYVQLGASTRAAVALLKAARALCALRGMEFVSPDEVKDMALPVLRHRLILRPEALIDGLTPDYFLDNILGRIPVPR is encoded by the coding sequence ATGAAAAGGGTTCAGCAGGCGATGGCCCGTGTCATTATGGGACAGGGGCAGGTGGCGGAACAGACGCTCACGTGTTTTTTGGCGGGGGGGCATGTGCTTCTCGAAGGAGTCCCCGGTCTGGGAAAAACGCTCCTTGCCAAAACGCTTGCCAGACTGATCGACGCGCAATTCCGGCGCATTCAGTTCACGCCGGATCTGCTTCCCAGCGATATCGTAGGAACGCATATTTTCAATGCCAAAACCGGACAATTCGCTCTACATAAGGGGCCGATCTTCACCGAAATTCTGCTCGCGGACGAAATAAACCGCACTCCGCCAAAATCGCAGGCAGCGCTTCTGGAAGCCATGGAAGAAAGGCAAGTAACTATTAATGGAGTTAGGAATCCACTCCCGGACGTGTTTTTCGTAATGGCTACGCAGAACCCCATAGAATACGAAGGGACGTACCCATTGCCTGAAACCCAGTTGGATCGGTTCATGATGAAGGTCATCGTGGACTATCCTCCTCCAGAGGCCGAGCTTGCAGTGGTCCGGAAATACTCGGAGGGAGTTGATCTTCACGATGTGGACGCGCTCATTCCCAAGCCACTCACTGCGAAAAAGGACGTCCTTGACCTGAGGCGGGACCTGCCGAAGATCGTGATCAAGGATGACGTGCTGGGGTACATTCAGCGAATTACCGCGGAAACCCGTGACCCGACCTACGTGCAGTTGGGTGCGTCAACCAGGGCTGCCGTTGCCCTTCTTAAGGCTGCCAGGGCCCTTTGTGCTTTGAGGGGTATGGAATTCGTCTCCCCGGACGAAGTGAAGGACATGGCGCTTCCCGTACTCCGTCATCGGCTGATCTTGAGGCCCGAAGCCCTCATAGACGGGCTGACTCCCGACTACTTTCTCGACAATATCTTGGGTCGCATACCGGTACCCCGATGA
- a CDS encoding cytochrome C552, with the protein MRKLLILVALGLLVCSHPAVAAVKVDPKLYGSPEGQVCIKCHELKTPGLHKLWRSGKMGQAGVNCYDCHKAEKKTEKAPGDTDGYDHRGFWIATLVSPKDCSRCHKEQFEQQQVSHHAKGADILNSADNYLGTVLGGAAAVATGCRQCHGSNIKVLANGRLDPTTWPNTGIGRINPDGSKGSCSACHTRHGFSKEQARRPDACGKCHLGPDHPQIEVYNESKHGILYQAHRDKMNMDKGEWVVGIDYQDSATCATCHIGATPNQAATHDVGTRISWTLRPAISKKLTQWKDRREKMKDVCRQCHGDFMIDGFYSQFDDYVELYNNKFAIPATNVRQKLMDMGKISKADFDDKLDWTYWELWHHEGRRGRHGASMMGPDYAWWHGLYEVAKHFYVNFLPEVEKIMGGKDQAAPILNEYVFKDPQHKWYKDGMSKEELQKLDEFYKKRYGGKEVK; encoded by the coding sequence ATGAGAAAACTTCTCATCCTGGTCGCACTGGGGCTTTTGGTCTGTTCTCATCCGGCTGTTGCCGCGGTAAAGGTAGACCCCAAACTTTACGGGTCACCTGAAGGGCAGGTTTGCATCAAATGCCATGAGCTGAAGACTCCGGGGCTCCACAAATTGTGGCGGTCAGGGAAAATGGGGCAGGCAGGGGTCAATTGTTACGATTGCCACAAAGCCGAAAAAAAGACGGAGAAGGCGCCGGGAGACACGGACGGCTATGACCATCGAGGCTTTTGGATAGCAACACTGGTGAGCCCCAAGGATTGTTCGCGCTGCCACAAAGAGCAGTTCGAACAACAACAGGTGTCCCACCACGCCAAGGGCGCGGACATTTTGAATTCCGCGGACAATTATCTGGGCACGGTGCTAGGGGGGGCTGCCGCAGTGGCCACCGGTTGCCGCCAGTGTCACGGCTCCAACATAAAGGTGCTGGCAAACGGCAGGCTCGACCCGACCACTTGGCCCAACACGGGAATCGGCCGCATTAACCCCGACGGAAGCAAAGGGAGTTGCTCAGCCTGCCACACCCGGCACGGCTTCTCCAAAGAGCAGGCGCGGCGACCTGACGCGTGCGGCAAATGTCACCTCGGCCCCGACCACCCACAGATCGAGGTGTACAACGAATCCAAACATGGCATTCTGTATCAGGCTCACAGAGATAAAATGAACATGGACAAAGGTGAGTGGGTGGTCGGAATCGATTATCAAGATTCAGCGACCTGCGCCACTTGTCACATAGGCGCCACGCCTAATCAAGCAGCCACACACGATGTCGGAACACGCATTTCTTGGACTTTGCGGCCGGCCATTTCGAAAAAGCTGACCCAATGGAAGGACCGCAGAGAAAAGATGAAGGACGTCTGTCGTCAGTGTCACGGTGATTTCATGATTGACGGCTTCTACAGCCAGTTCGATGACTACGTTGAGCTGTACAATAACAAGTTCGCAATCCCAGCCACCAATGTCCGACAGAAATTGATGGATATGGGCAAGATTTCCAAGGCTGACTTCGACGACAAGCTGGACTGGACCTACTGGGAACTGTGGCATCATGAGGGACGCCGCGGCCGACACGGTGCGTCCATGATGGGACCCGACTACGCCTGGTGGCACGGTCTCTACGAGGTGGCCAAGCACTTTTATGTCAATTTTCTCCCTGAGGTGGAGAAAATCATGGGAGGCAAGGACCAGGCCGCGCCCATCCTTAACGAATACGTTTTCAAAGACCCGCAGCACAAATGGTACAAGGACGGTATGAGCAAAGAAGAGCTGCAGAAACTGGATGAGTTCTACAAGAAGAGGTACGGCGGAAAAGAAGTCAAGTAG
- the nrfD gene encoding polysulfide reductase NrfD, producing the protein MARFGFISEVGRRLAKGPTVYYAWVGILLILAATGIVAYTKQLQQGLIVTGMTSYVSWGFYIGNFTFLVGVAAAAVLLIIPAYLYDFGPIKDIVIVGEALAVSALAMCMMFVTADLGRPDRIWHLLPGLGILNLPRSMLGWDIVVLNGYMFLNLIIPGYILWQAYHEKPADMRFILPFILLSIPWAVSIHTVTAFIYNGLAARPFWNASILAPRFLASAFCSGPALVILLYQIVRKYSRFHVKDEALFKIAEMISIAMAINLFLLCAEFFKELYSDTHHLSPLQYLYVGLHGKGVLVSWIWFATAFNLVAFVIFIVPATRKNFATLNFGCVLTIVGIWIEKGMGLIIPGFIPAPLGEVWEYVPTTIELLVTIGVWSIGLLILTFILKIIVPIETGEFTQRTVASTRLGPSGVVA; encoded by the coding sequence ATGGCGAGATTCGGATTCATATCCGAGGTTGGCAGAAGGCTGGCGAAAGGTCCAACCGTATACTACGCGTGGGTCGGAATCCTCCTGATCCTGGCGGCAACAGGCATTGTGGCGTACACCAAGCAGCTCCAGCAGGGGCTGATCGTCACGGGGATGACCAGTTACGTGTCCTGGGGCTTTTACATAGGCAATTTCACTTTTCTGGTCGGTGTTGCGGCAGCCGCGGTCCTCCTTATAATACCAGCGTACCTGTACGACTTCGGTCCCATAAAAGACATTGTTATTGTCGGGGAAGCACTGGCGGTCAGCGCTCTGGCCATGTGCATGATGTTCGTGACCGCGGACTTGGGCAGACCGGACAGAATCTGGCACCTGTTACCGGGCCTCGGGATACTGAATCTCCCTCGGTCTATGCTTGGATGGGACATCGTGGTTTTGAACGGTTACATGTTCCTCAACCTGATCATCCCTGGTTACATCCTCTGGCAGGCCTATCATGAGAAGCCCGCGGACATGCGGTTCATCTTGCCGTTCATTTTGCTATCGATTCCGTGGGCAGTCAGCATCCACACAGTAACCGCGTTCATATACAACGGGCTGGCTGCGAGGCCATTTTGGAACGCGTCTATTCTTGCCCCGCGGTTTCTGGCGTCCGCTTTCTGTTCCGGCCCCGCACTGGTGATCCTCCTGTACCAGATAGTCCGAAAATATTCGCGATTCCACGTCAAGGACGAGGCGCTGTTCAAAATCGCTGAAATGATCTCCATAGCCATGGCCATTAACCTGTTTCTGCTCTGTGCCGAGTTCTTCAAGGAGCTTTACTCGGATACCCATCATTTGTCTCCTCTGCAGTATCTCTACGTGGGGCTTCATGGCAAAGGCGTTCTCGTTTCCTGGATCTGGTTCGCCACGGCCTTCAACCTGGTCGCTTTCGTCATTTTCATAGTTCCTGCGACGCGTAAGAATTTCGCCACCCTGAATTTCGGCTGTGTGCTTACTATAGTGGGAATTTGGATCGAAAAAGGCATGGGATTGATTATTCCGGGGTTTATTCCCGCTCCTTTGGGAGAGGTCTGGGAGTATGTTCCGACCACTATCGAACTGCTTGTAACCATTGGCGTTTGGTCTATTGGCCTGCTGATATTGACGTTTATCCTGAAGATCATTGTGCCCATTGAAACGGGCGAATTCACGCAAAGGACAGTAGCGTCAACGCGGCTCGGGCCGAGCGGAGTGGTGGCATGA
- a CDS encoding DUF58 domain-containing protein, which translates to MNSTRAGNGDRIRGLPFFFSGRFFFIFGCVSAALIPGYFYFPFGLAIPLLANVVLLLAAFFDLLAGPSTNGILIQRPLPYPLAVDRPTEVALEIANRTGKPVSIIIQDDVPPQCRTEHLPATAVVHPAQDARVVYRVTALERGSARFGNIHFWLPGPMGLVWKRGEIPAAQNIKLYPGLALIERQKLELRRSVAQEATRPLWKKGHGTEFHSLRDYVAGDDFRLIHWPTSARRGNPVVRQNRVERSQTIFIVLDAGRMMTARVLGKTKLDYALDAALLLAYAALNLGDKVGAMMIARDVLCLVPPARTPDQFGRILDSTYALEPRMEEPRFYLALSDLSARLKRRALIVFFTDLIDERASEGLLRYSLGLRPRHLPVVVAMSDTEVAALADSVPEEKQDLYRQGVAAEMLERRERALTRLKSAGVLVIDTPPNRMSVQVLERYMDIKTRNLL; encoded by the coding sequence ATGAATTCAACCAGGGCCGGCAATGGAGATCGCATACGGGGGCTCCCGTTCTTTTTTTCAGGAAGATTTTTCTTCATCTTCGGGTGCGTTTCCGCGGCTCTGATTCCCGGCTATTTTTATTTCCCATTCGGGCTTGCAATCCCGCTGCTCGCAAATGTCGTGCTCCTGCTCGCGGCCTTTTTCGATCTTCTCGCGGGCCCTTCGACAAACGGCATCCTTATTCAGAGACCTTTGCCGTATCCCCTTGCTGTGGACCGCCCAACCGAGGTTGCCCTTGAAATAGCCAATAGGACCGGGAAACCCGTGTCCATCATCATTCAGGACGATGTGCCGCCCCAGTGCCGTACAGAGCATCTTCCGGCGACTGCTGTAGTGCATCCTGCTCAAGACGCCCGTGTCGTTTATCGGGTGACCGCCCTGGAGCGCGGGAGCGCGCGGTTCGGCAATATCCACTTTTGGCTGCCGGGACCGATGGGGCTCGTTTGGAAACGAGGAGAGATTCCGGCCGCTCAGAACATAAAGCTCTACCCAGGGCTGGCTTTGATCGAGCGCCAAAAGCTGGAACTGAGGCGAAGTGTGGCGCAGGAAGCAACGCGCCCGCTCTGGAAAAAGGGTCATGGGACCGAGTTCCACAGCCTGCGAGACTACGTGGCAGGTGACGACTTCAGGCTGATCCACTGGCCAACCTCGGCCAGGAGGGGCAACCCTGTGGTCCGACAGAATCGCGTGGAACGGAGCCAAACCATTTTTATCGTCCTTGACGCGGGGCGGATGATGACCGCCAGAGTGCTGGGCAAAACAAAACTTGACTACGCACTCGATGCAGCCTTGTTGCTGGCTTATGCAGCTCTCAATCTTGGGGACAAAGTCGGCGCCATGATGATTGCCCGGGACGTGCTCTGCCTGGTGCCTCCCGCGCGAACCCCGGATCAGTTTGGCCGCATACTCGATTCCACATACGCGCTGGAACCACGGATGGAAGAGCCTCGATTCTACCTTGCCCTGTCCGATCTTTCCGCGAGATTGAAACGAAGGGCATTGATAGTGTTTTTTACGGACCTTATAGATGAACGCGCGTCGGAGGGGCTGCTTCGGTACAGCTTGGGGCTTCGTCCGCGTCATCTTCCCGTTGTGGTGGCAATGTCGGACACGGAGGTAGCCGCACTGGCGGACAGTGTCCCGGAAGAGAAACAGGATTTGTACCGCCAGGGGGTCGCAGCGGAAATGCTTGAACGCCGCGAGCGTGCCCTAACCCGTCTCAAGTCGGCTGGCGTCCTGGTGATAGACACCCCGCCGAATCGAATGTCGGTACAGGTCCTGGAAAGGTATATGGACATAAAGACTCGGAACTTGTTGTGA
- a CDS encoding HEAT repeat domain-containing protein — protein MTGTWETQEIPANGCRKNAARLIALSSVLIILLPLIVMAQDKAKAPDDLNSLLKDLASSDPAVAMQAAKAVKSQRSVAKETVPALAKAIRHPNEVVRMTIIEALSELGPEAAPAVPALTEALKDEDPMVREAAALALFGVGKASIPSVPSLVQCLGDRNKKVRDAVILALVSLEQAALPALLGALGSKDPMARDTAAQALGRMGAAAVPDLVALLKKSDPNASPAASKALAEIGEPAVEPLIEVLTTGKQPAATLAGHTLAAIGSSAVPALVEALKRKR, from the coding sequence ATGACGGGAACATGGGAGACCCAAGAGATTCCTGCCAACGGATGTAGGAAGAATGCGGCGCGGCTGATCGCCCTGTCTTCCGTGCTGATTATTCTCCTGCCGCTCATCGTCATGGCGCAAGACAAGGCAAAGGCCCCCGACGACCTGAATTCCCTGCTCAAAGACCTGGCCAGTTCCGATCCGGCCGTCGCCATGCAGGCTGCCAAAGCGGTCAAGAGCCAAAGGTCGGTCGCGAAGGAAACTGTGCCGGCTTTGGCCAAGGCGATCAGGCATCCGAACGAAGTCGTTCGTATGACGATCATAGAGGCGCTTTCCGAACTCGGACCCGAGGCCGCGCCGGCTGTCCCTGCATTGACGGAAGCGCTTAAAGATGAAGACCCGATGGTACGGGAAGCCGCGGCACTGGCTCTTTTTGGCGTAGGGAAAGCGTCAATCCCTTCAGTGCCTTCTCTCGTGCAATGCCTGGGTGATCGCAACAAAAAGGTAAGGGATGCCGTAATCCTCGCACTGGTGAGCTTGGAGCAGGCTGCCCTGCCCGCGCTCCTGGGAGCGCTCGGCAGTAAAGATCCGATGGCAAGAGATACGGCCGCACAGGCATTGGGCAGAATGGGGGCTGCAGCCGTGCCGGATCTCGTGGCTCTCTTGAAAAAAAGCGACCCGAATGCCTCACCGGCTGCTTCAAAGGCACTAGCGGAAATTGGGGAACCAGCTGTTGAGCCCTTGATAGAGGTTCTAACCACTGGAAAGCAACCGGCCGCGACTCTGGCGGGACATACTCTCGCAGCGATAGGTTCCTCCGCGGTTCCGGCACTTGTCGAAGCTCTGAAAAGGAAGCGGTAA
- a CDS encoding response regulator transcription factor yields the protein MESCQILLVDDDPDILTILKDNLELDGYQVLSTVTGREALQLFERARPDLIILDLSLPDIDGIQVCRSIREKSQVPIIMLTARDRVPDKVLGLETGADDYVVKPFDYLELSARVRACLRRRPTPVSVEEVLEIGDLRIDTGKNTVWRVGEKISLTHREFRLLLLLARNAGKVLERRAIRLALWPEGELYKDSRAIDVHVQHLRSKLQDNPTKPEYIKTIQGVGYMLTIPGE from the coding sequence ATGGAATCCTGCCAGATACTCTTAGTTGATGACGATCCCGACATCCTCACGATTCTCAAGGACAATCTTGAGTTGGACGGATATCAGGTTCTTTCCACGGTGACAGGCCGAGAGGCCCTGCAGCTGTTTGAACGCGCCCGACCGGACCTTATCATACTGGATCTTTCCCTTCCGGACATTGACGGCATTCAGGTTTGCCGCTCTATCAGAGAGAAATCACAGGTGCCTATCATCATGTTGACTGCCAGAGATAGGGTTCCGGACAAAGTTCTCGGTTTGGAAACCGGCGCGGACGATTATGTGGTGAAACCTTTCGACTATTTGGAGTTGTCCGCTAGAGTGCGAGCCTGTCTGCGGAGGCGGCCGACCCCTGTGTCTGTTGAAGAAGTGTTGGAAATTGGCGATCTAAGAATTGATACAGGCAAAAACACGGTCTGGAGGGTGGGGGAAAAGATCTCCCTGACGCATCGGGAATTTCGTCTGCTTCTTCTGCTGGCCAGGAACGCGGGAAAAGTCCTTGAAAGGCGGGCTATTCGACTTGCGCTTTGGCCCGAAGGAGAGCTTTATAAGGATAGCCGTGCCATTGATGTTCACGTTCAGCATCTCAGATCAAAGTTACAAGACAATCCTACTAAACCCGAGTACATAAAGACCATACAAGGGGTCGGCTACATGTTGACGATCCCCGGAGAATAG
- a CDS encoding DUF3365 domain-containing protein: protein MLSGLKTFTGHKISLKFLLSSSVTIAVVFVLVFLWFSRQQENHIMEQVKKQAIILHKQVVLTRQWVADHNTVLIPKTDKVQSNPFLKDPDMVAADGSVYTHLSPSVVTKHLSDRAAKGGAYSFKLTNTDRLNPNNVPDELETEALNLFRSSQTEGIFRTEQKDGKTILRYIAPLYVSDNCVQCHMVQGYKPGDVGGCLSVFIPMDEARVAINENKAILLGGGLVFGGSLIALLFLATRTLVFKRIGDIRASMSRLSLNEGGRSLGEKGDELKEIADFCYLLDEKMKNQHEELERKIDEATRDLSETNKSLETANRELEQLNRAKSDFFSDVSHELRTPLTSIKGAVDTLERKSSCSDPVYLDIIKRNSNHLIKIVVDFLDFSKMEAGQLDFNFEQASLKEVAEDAILSQHAIAQKKSVDVVLDAAEDIWMNFDQQRVCQVLVNLLSNAIKFSPDHATVVVKLESIDDKAMVSVEDQGPGIDPKYHAAVFEKFYQVPAHNRDKMLRGSSGIGLAICKGLVKAHGGDIRVQSEPGRGSRFVFTLPKQGSHGILPDTLS from the coding sequence ATGCTCAGCGGCTTGAAAACATTTACCGGTCACAAGATCTCTCTGAAATTTCTCTTGAGCAGCTCTGTGACCATCGCAGTAGTATTCGTATTAGTATTTCTATGGTTTTCCAGGCAACAAGAGAATCATATAATGGAGCAGGTCAAGAAGCAAGCCATAATTCTTCATAAGCAAGTTGTGTTGACTCGCCAGTGGGTCGCGGACCACAACACGGTTTTGATTCCGAAAACCGACAAAGTGCAATCGAATCCTTTTCTCAAAGACCCCGACATGGTGGCTGCGGACGGCTCTGTCTACACTCATTTAAGCCCGTCCGTGGTCACCAAACATTTGTCCGATCGCGCCGCGAAAGGCGGGGCGTATTCATTTAAACTGACAAATACCGATAGGCTCAACCCGAACAACGTTCCGGATGAATTGGAGACCGAGGCGCTCAACCTTTTTCGCTCCTCTCAGACGGAGGGGATTTTCAGGACCGAACAGAAGGACGGCAAAACCATTCTTCGGTATATCGCGCCGCTTTATGTAAGTGACAATTGTGTCCAGTGTCATATGGTTCAGGGTTACAAACCGGGCGACGTGGGAGGGTGTCTTAGCGTTTTCATACCCATGGATGAGGCGCGAGTGGCAATTAATGAGAATAAAGCCATTCTGTTGGGTGGAGGACTGGTTTTTGGAGGCTCCTTGATAGCGTTGCTGTTTCTCGCGACCCGGACGCTGGTTTTCAAGCGCATAGGGGATATTAGAGCTTCAATGAGCAGGCTCAGCTTGAATGAAGGCGGTCGTAGCCTCGGGGAAAAAGGTGATGAACTCAAGGAGATCGCAGATTTCTGCTATCTGCTTGACGAAAAAATGAAAAACCAACACGAAGAATTGGAGCGTAAGATCGACGAGGCCACGAGAGACCTTTCCGAAACCAACAAAAGCCTCGAGACAGCCAATAGAGAGCTTGAGCAGTTGAACAGGGCAAAGTCGGACTTTTTCTCCGATGTCTCCCACGAGTTGCGCACTCCTTTGACAAGTATCAAAGGCGCGGTGGATACCCTTGAAAGAAAATCTTCCTGCTCGGACCCCGTGTATCTGGACATCATAAAGAGAAACTCGAACCATCTCATCAAAATTGTAGTTGATTTCCTGGACTTCTCCAAAATGGAAGCGGGCCAACTGGACTTCAACTTCGAACAGGCTTCGTTGAAGGAAGTGGCGGAAGACGCAATACTTTCTCAACATGCTATCGCGCAAAAGAAATCAGTGGACGTGGTCCTCGACGCAGCAGAAGACATCTGGATGAATTTCGACCAACAACGGGTTTGCCAGGTTCTGGTCAATTTGTTGTCAAATGCGATAAAGTTTTCGCCGGATCACGCCACGGTTGTTGTAAAGTTGGAGTCCATCGACGACAAGGCGATGGTTTCGGTCGAGGATCAAGGGCCGGGTATAGATCCAAAATATCACGCTGCGGTTTTTGAAAAGTTCTATCAAGTCCCGGCACACAATCGGGATAAGATGCTTCGCGGCTCATCCGGCATCGGCTTGGCAATCTGCAAAGGACTAGTCAAAGCTCATGGTGGTGACATCCGGGTACAGAGCGAGCCGGGCAGGGGGAGTCGGTTCGTCTTTACACTCCCCAAACAGGGATCACATGGAATCCTGCCAGATACTCTTAGTTGA
- a CDS encoding fumarylacetoacetate hydrolase family protein, whose product MKKLMILLLSLICSCFLFLDIAPAGDQEVVDAIVEARAAVKEFALPSAKLPDLTADKAYKLQKSLAKAIIAKGDTVSGFKAGLTSEAGQKRFGVSAALLGPLFHSGELGPGAVVDRKDFVRLFIENEVGYVVGQKISQPVKDVESLKKMIKEVFPAVELPDLRFADMQNLKGPDIIVDAVSSAKYIIGPRVPVDKVDASKVDVTLTCDGTVVNHGKAADTLGDQWKALLWLVNGVVEQGWTIDPGQILITGAMGNMIPGKPGKYEGDWGPLGKLSWTVK is encoded by the coding sequence ATGAAAAAGTTGATGATCTTGCTGTTGAGCCTGATCTGTAGCTGTTTTCTTTTTCTGGACATTGCGCCGGCCGGCGACCAAGAGGTCGTTGACGCCATAGTGGAAGCACGCGCTGCGGTGAAAGAGTTCGCTCTCCCGTCCGCAAAACTCCCTGACCTCACCGCGGACAAAGCATACAAACTGCAAAAGAGCTTGGCAAAGGCAATCATTGCTAAGGGCGACACCGTCAGCGGGTTCAAAGCAGGTCTAACCTCCGAGGCCGGCCAGAAGAGGTTCGGCGTCAGTGCCGCTTTGCTGGGCCCGCTATTCCATTCCGGCGAACTGGGACCTGGCGCTGTTGTGGACAGGAAAGACTTTGTTCGGTTGTTTATAGAGAATGAAGTCGGGTACGTGGTCGGCCAAAAGATCAGCCAGCCGGTCAAGGATGTGGAGTCTCTGAAAAAAATGATCAAAGAGGTCTTTCCGGCCGTGGAGTTGCCTGACCTCCGATTCGCGGACATGCAGAACCTCAAAGGACCGGACATTATTGTAGACGCGGTATCGTCGGCCAAGTACATCATCGGCCCGAGGGTCCCGGTGGACAAGGTTGACGCGTCCAAAGTCGACGTCACCCTTACCTGTGATGGAACGGTGGTGAACCACGGTAAGGCCGCAGACACCCTGGGCGATCAATGGAAGGCCTTGCTTTGGCTTGTAAATGGCGTTGTGGAGCAGGGCTGGACCATAGATCCCGGACAGATCTTAATCACCGGCGCAATGGGCAACATGATTCCCGGCAAGCCCGGAAAGTACGAAGGGGACTGGGGGCCACTGGGCAAGCTGTCCTGGACGGTAAAGTAA
- a CDS encoding type II toxin-antitoxin system HicB family antitoxin, protein MAEYVALLSKDPDSDYGVDFPDFPGCVTAADSAETARELALEALCLHIEGMIEDGEPMPSPSPIEKIRSDPSNSDAIDVFLVTVPDDLMLASGQRKGKDDVFEMESCDLSWKNIDAP, encoded by the coding sequence ATGGCTGAATACGTTGCATTGTTGAGCAAAGACCCAGACAGCGACTATGGGGTGGACTTTCCGGACTTTCCCGGCTGCGTGACCGCGGCGGACTCTGCCGAGACAGCACGTGAATTGGCCTTGGAAGCTCTGTGCCTCCACATAGAAGGTATGATAGAGGATGGGGAGCCCATGCCTTCGCCGAGCCCCATCGAGAAAATCAGGTCCGATCCTTCCAATAGCGACGCAATTGATGTTTTTCTTGTGACGGTTCCAGATGATCTTATGCTCGCGAGCGGGCAGCGTAAGGGGAAAGACGACGTATTCGAAATGGAAAGCTGTGACTTGTCCTGGAAGAACATAGATGCCCCATGA
- a CDS encoding 4Fe-4S dicluster domain-containing protein, whose product MSDTQDSLTKKAPISPDGPAPDQAEGSLPAKRQAVLPDRRTFLTGIAGLLGTMAVSSCTWQEFFQQQFQRMTKKEIEQTVDRLQAEYKQKYGKDFVVGTESPIDGTLFGYALDIQRCIGCRRCVYGCVEENNQSRDPQIHYIRVLRFRDGNMDLEESNIYYDPEEVPEKGYYYMPVQCQHCANAPCTKVCPVRATWTEPDGLVVVDYNWCIGCRYCMAACPYMGRWFNFAEPVIPSDQVNPVTHYLGNRPRMRNVVEKCTFCIQRVRAGKYPKCVEVCPVGARKFGNLLDPNSEISTIIRTKRVFRLKEDLNTQPKFYYFFSI is encoded by the coding sequence ATGAGCGACACGCAGGACAGTCTTACGAAGAAAGCTCCAATCTCTCCGGATGGCCCCGCCCCCGATCAGGCGGAAGGATCGCTACCCGCCAAAAGGCAAGCCGTGCTCCCTGATCGGCGAACCTTTCTTACCGGGATCGCCGGCCTTCTGGGAACCATGGCTGTAAGTTCCTGCACGTGGCAGGAGTTCTTTCAACAACAGTTTCAAAGAATGACCAAGAAGGAGATCGAACAGACCGTAGACCGGTTACAGGCCGAGTACAAACAGAAATACGGGAAGGACTTCGTGGTAGGGACGGAAAGCCCTATCGACGGCACTCTGTTCGGATACGCACTCGACATCCAGCGTTGTATCGGATGCCGGAGATGCGTTTACGGCTGTGTGGAAGAAAACAATCAGTCGCGAGACCCTCAAATTCACTATATCAGAGTCTTGAGGTTCCGAGACGGGAACATGGACCTCGAGGAATCCAACATCTATTACGATCCGGAAGAAGTGCCCGAAAAGGGGTACTATTACATGCCCGTCCAGTGCCAACACTGCGCGAACGCTCCCTGCACGAAAGTGTGTCCGGTAAGGGCCACCTGGACCGAGCCTGACGGTCTGGTAGTCGTGGACTACAACTGGTGTATAGGGTGTCGTTACTGCATGGCAGCTTGCCCGTACATGGGGCGGTGGTTCAATTTCGCAGAGCCTGTGATACCCAGCGATCAGGTAAATCCCGTTACCCATTATCTGGGAAATCGTCCTCGGATGCGTAATGTAGTGGAAAAATGCACCTTCTGCATTCAGCGGGTCCGTGCGGGCAAGTACCCCAAGTGCGTTGAGGTCTGTCCGGTGGGAGCCCGCAAGTTCGGCAATCTCCTCGATCCGAACAGCGAGATCAGTACCATCATCAGAACCAAGCGAGTTTTTCGCCTGAAGGAAGATTTGAACACTCAACCGAAATTCTATTACTTTTTCTCCATCTGA
- a CDS encoding type II toxin-antitoxin system HicA family toxin: MTSHEVIRRLEADGWFRIRQRGSHIQFKHATKKGKVTVPHPKKDMTIRTVKSIEKQSGLSLL, translated from the coding sequence ATGACCAGTCACGAAGTCATCAGGCGACTGGAGGCTGACGGATGGTTCAGAATTCGACAAAGAGGGAGCCATATCCAGTTCAAACATGCCACTAAGAAGGGCAAAGTGACGGTTCCTCATCCCAAGAAGGACATGACGATACGGACCGTGAAAAGCATCGAAAAGCAATCGGGGCTCAGTCTCTTATGA